The Phycisphaerae bacterium nucleotide sequence CATCGTAAGAGATGTTATTGCTGTTAAGTGCTGTCATCTCATTGCCCAGGTAAGAGAAGCTGTCGGGACTGCCGGAATTTATTGTCCTTTCATTCATATCCCCGTTTTTCTGGTAATCATAATCTCCTGTCCAGCTATTGCCGCCGATATTGCCTATACTGGCGTAAGTTAACTGCTATAGGCTATCATAACCGAAGGAAAGCGAATGTTCAATAGTGGAGTTGTCGGGTTTTGTAAGGGTTTCAAAGGCTGATTTGAGCCTGCCAAGGCCGTCAATCCTTCCTGGACCTGCGGCATTAAAGCTGAATGTCGGGGCGGTAACGCCAAAGCCGCTTGTACCAAAGCCAGTCAGCATATTATCATTATTGTTGGGATAATAGATAGCTTAGTTGGACTTAAGAATATCAATCAGTTGTTGTGCGTTTATGTCTGAGGCGACAATTTTTCCATCCGGCCCTATCAACACAACAGCGGCAGGGCTGTATCCCATTTTGTAAGCTGTAAAAATTGTATTCTCGCCATAGTCAACAAACGCCTGTTTCCAGGCGCACTGTTTTTCCCGGAGATATTTTTCCGCAATCTCCTGATAAATTTTAGCATATTTTGCTGATATCGATACCGCTATGAATTCGACATTAGCGGTACTGCCATAATTTTTATAGGCATCGAAAATGCCGTCTATTTTAGCCTCGTTTTCAGGACTGTTTAAAACTCCGGAGCAGTTCCAGAAGACAAGAACGACAAATTTACCGCGTAAGTCCGCTAATTTTACTGTTCCCGCTATTGTCGTTTCGAGCGTAAAATCAGGGGCATTACTATCGGCCCGCAGAGCCTGGCTTGCGGAAATTACCTCCAGCGTAACCTGTCCCAAATCCAAAGGCAGGTCGATATTCGATTCGTCAACCTGCGGTATAGTAAAATTAAACTTACCGTTAAGCAATGGATTTTGATAATCGGCCTGTCCGTATCTGCCTTTTTTCTCCATAACATTAACAGTCATTGTATAATCGCCTTGTTCGATGTCTTCGGCCCTGAAACTGCCGTCAGAATCAATTATAACGCCGCTGTAGCTGGTGCGGATTTTTTTATCGCCGGCCTTTTGCATAGCTTCATTTAACTTTGCGTAGTAAGCTTTTCCATCGCTGCTTTGCGACCAGTTCTTGTACCATTCGATAGACTGTTTTGCGGTCATGATATCGAAATTCGTCGGCTTTGGAATTTGTCCGACTAAACTGTATGCCTTTTCCATCAATGCCTGCCGGTTTGCCATCTGCTGCGGCTGGATGTGAGAGATAATTTCGAGCATTTTTTTATAAAACTCCTCGCCGGGCCAGATAATTTTCCCGATAATCGCTCTGCCTTGTCCGCCTAAAACGACTTCAGTCGTCTGGTCGGGCAGAACGTTAATTTCCTGCCTTGCCGCGTTTGTACTCATCATACGGTCTAAATCGCCAGAGTGAATTATTCTGCATACCTGATTTTGGCCGGGAATGACTTTTTCCATAACAAATTTACCATTCTGGTCGGTTGTCGTTCTGTTGGTATATTGGTAATTTATGTTATCACGGTTATTATATTTTGCGGAATTGTTCGCACGGATTTCCTGATTGACGGCAAGTTTAGAGCCGACATAAACAACGCCTTCAATCCTGCCCCATTTTTCAAGATATATGGAAGGTTCCTGCGTAAATTCGCTGCTGTTTACATCCGCAAAACCTTCATCGCTTACTGCCACCAATTTGAATTTTTCATTACAGTCCGGCAAAGTAAATTTTCCCTGTGAATCGGTAATCGCTTTTTCGGTTTGCTGCGGAGAGTCCTGTTTTCCATTTTCCAGATTCAGCCAGTAATTTTTTCTGACTAAATAAACTGTTACTCCTTCACCCGCTTTGCCGTCAGGATTGTAAACGGCACCGGCCAGTTTATTTGCCTCCTCTTTGCCGATAACAAAATCATATTTTACAGTACCTTCATTATTGTCAAATAATCGCGACACGGCATATCTTCCGTCCGCAGTCTCGACTTTTAAAATATGCCTGTAATAGGGACTTGTAATTTGGAATTCATATTTGCCGTCCGTGAAGTGCTTTACGGCATACATATTACCTGTTTCCCAATGTATTCTGTTGTCATTTTCGGAAAACTTCAAACCTTTTGTAATGGTGAAATCTTTTACCGGCTCATTAGTCTGTGCAATTGTAACAGTTCCGGATATTACCAAGGGCGGATATAAAACAATTTCATATTCCTTTTGGCCGGCAGTGAATATATTATTTCTTGAGGACATATACCCCTGTTTATAGAAATCAAATTTAACCGCATCGGCCGGTGCTTCATTCCATACAAATCTGCCGTCATTGTCAGTTTTGCCGTTCCAGTTAACCATTCGATAGCCTCTCCATTCATCGGCATTAAGAGAGGTGTTGGCAACCGGATTGCCGTTTACATCGACAACGCGGCCGCGAATAGTATTGGCCGGTGCAAGAACAAAATCTTCGGCTTGTGCAGCGTCCAGGACATTCAGTTCTTTCATATCCGGGGCGTAACCATTCGCCAGTACAGTAAGAACATTAAATCCCTGTTTTGCGTGGGCAAATTCATAATAGCCGCTGTCGTTGGTTTTTGTTTTGAGGTTGTCCGGGTTGTAGCGGTCTTCGCCGATAAATACCGATGCTTTTGCTATGGGTCTGTTTGCATTGTCTAAAACATAACCGTAAATCGCCGCTCCCTTCTTTACGGTAATAACAAATTCCCTGTTTTGCAGCATTTGAAGTTCCGAAGTATTGCTTTGCCGTATCCAGAATCTATTGTCTGCGTAATCTGAATGGGTGATTCGGAAGCCGATTTGCTGTCCTTCCAGCAATTCTGCGGGCAGCATATCGCATTGCCATTTTCCATCGGCGTCGGTTGTGATGGTGTAATCATTTAATCTCTGCCAGGGGCCGGTTTTCCGATTTTCTTCGGGCGTGTAAAGATTTATTGTGATATGAGCGTCTTTGACCGGCTCATTCTGGTCGTTTCTGACAATGCCCCCCATTACGGTTCCTTTTTCAAGGTAGAACTCATATTCCTTCGGTATGACTCTATCTACTTCTTTGCCCCAGTTGAAATATAACGGTACGAACCCTTCTTTCTCAACAGAAACGGAAAAATAATCTTCCTTTTTCTTCCCAAGTGTTACTTTGCAATATCCATTTGAGTCTGTGACGGATATTTTCTTGCCTGCCCCTTTGACCCTGGCATCTTTAATTGCTTCATCGGTTTGTTTGTCTATAACCCAGATTTCCACGAACGGCCAGTTATTGGGGTCATTCGGGTCGCCGGGATTAATTGTTTTACTGATACTGTTCGGCTCATTTGATTCTTTTACGGCAGGGGCGGGTTTTGCATTTTTTACGGCCTGGATTTTTTTAACAGCTTCGGCAAAGGGATTTTCGCCGCTTTGCTGCCAGTTATCAGCCTCTTTTTTAAGGGCCTCTACGGCGCCGGCGGCTCCCATTTTCGCAAGATAATTCGCGGCGACGACTTTGGTTTCGTTACTGGCGGTGTTAAGAACGGCTATAAGGCCGTTTATATCGCCTGCGGCGGCAAGTTTTGCGACGTCGATAGACGGCACAATTTCATTTTTAGTATCAGCCGTTTTAATTTCATCGGGAAGCGTGATTTGCTTTTTTTCGACTTCTTTCGTGAGGAGTTGCTCCGGAGTGTTTTTGTCCTCCGCAGGTTTATTCAAAAGGCAAATACCGCAAATTATAATAATTATCGCTGCGATTGCGGCGGCGATTTTGAATTTAAATGAAATGACCGATGATTTTCCAGTGTTTTCTTTCATATCAGCGTTCCTCAATAAATTTTCCATAATTTCTTTTTTCGTATCTGCCGGCAGTGATTGTTCCGGTTCTGCCATGCCGAGCAGTTTTTTCAGATTTTCATCGAGATGATTTCGTTTTTTCATAATGTCCGCCTTTCGGAACAGCAGGGACTGTGCAGTGATTTTGAATTTTTCAGGAAAGCTTTTTTAAAGGCGTTTCTTGCCCTGTGGAGAGTGATTTTTACCACAATTTTGCTTTGCCTGTTGTCTTCTGCGATTTGTTTAATCATTTTTTGCCGGCAGTAAAACTGGTTAAGCACATCCCTGTATTTTTCCGGCAGGCCTGCCAGAGTTATCTGTACAAGTTCTGCCGTTTCCTGCTTTTCGATTATTTCATCCGGCAGCGGTTCGTCTGCGATTTTTTCGATAACTGCCGTAAGTTCGCCATCGCCGCTATCCGGCGAGAAATTTGCGAATTTTTCTTTTTGCCTTAGCGCGTTTTTGATATGGTTCCTGCTCAGCAGTATCAGCCAGGTCAGGACAGTGCCCTTTGAAGACTGGTATTTGTTAATATTTTCAAGAGCCTCTAAAAAGGTTGCCTGCAGTACATCAGCGGCCGTTTGCCGGTTTTTTTCAACTCTTGTATAAACAAACGCATAGACACTGTCTGCATAGGTTAGAAACCATTTTTCTATCATTTCCCGCTCTTTATCCATAAAGATTTTCTGCCATTGCTGTTTTATCTTCTGTTGATATTAAATGTAACTGACCAGCGTAAAGGTTACACAAAAAATCGACTTTTTTGCATAAAATTTCCTAATATGTGTTTTTTTTGCTGCTTTTATGTGTACCGACAACGACCCGACGCGAAACTTTGCGGCATTATTTATTTATCGGAACTAAACATCTTTAAAAAAAATCTGGCAATAAATCCACTTTTTTTCGGACCATAGTTTCATTTTTGTTAATTTGGGCAATTTTGAGGGTCTTATAATAATTAAAACTATGCAAAAAACGCATTTTTACTGCAACGGCACAGCATCATGTTAAGTCGTTTTTTTATTGTGTCGATTTAGACGTAACAGCCCATATTGACAATAAGTTACGTTAGTTGGCTGAACGTGTTGTACAACAAATTTTATGGTGCCAGGGAATGAGCCTTATGTCAGGTATACTGGAAAAACTGTGTTGGGGCCGGGCCATCGGTGTGTATTTTCACGGTGACCGTGTAAGTATTACTGATGTTGGTAATACGATCAAGGGTCTGGCTACGCTTAATCAGCAATCATTTGAAATTGGTGACGAGGACCCGGTCCAGTCACTGTCGAACATACTGCAGGAATACATAAAAAATCGCGGCGGTAAAAACACTCCGGTTTGTTTGGGTCTTAAACCTGAACAGGCTTTTTTCATAACATCAGCGGCAGAGTGCGAACAACAGGAACAGCTTCGCGACAAGCTTCTCGATTATGCGGGATTCCGCACAGCAGAAGAACGAAACGAAGTTGTTGCCGACTATTTCAAAATAAACAAAGTGAAATCATCCGCAGGCCAGTTGTGGAGCGTGGGCGTATGCCAAAAAGAAAATTCCAAGGGACTTTATAATGCAATTGGTCAGGCAGGTTTTAAGCATTTTTCATTGAAACCTACGCCGTGGGCCATGGCGGCATTTTCAGCAAAGCTGCCTAAGAAAAGCAAAAGCTGGAAAGTTTTGATACATATATTTCTCAATGAAACCGGCGGATTAGCAGTGCTGGTTGTTGAGAAAAATATTATGTGCTGGAAAATATTCGCGTTTTCGCAATCAGAGCCTATGGACAAAATAGAATCCGCCATAAGAAGCATTTTGATACAAAGTACCGTGACTCTGTTCCGGCCGATGGTTGATGGAATAGTTCTGGAAGGGCCGAAGGCGGGAAAATTTGGCCAGGAAGTTTATGACAGATTTGGCATCGAAACAGCAGCAGTCGAAGGCCCGGAATTTGCCGATTTCCAATTCAGCCACAGCCTGGCGATGTCGGCCCGACACAGAGAGGTAACACAATTTGATATCTTCCGTGAATTACGGCCCAAGCCAACCTTAAAACAGATGTTCCCCTGGAAACTTGCGGCAATGGTAGTATTTGCGGCCTGCTGTATGGCCTTTATGATGTGGCAAAGAACTTCGAGGTTAACCGAGAGCTATATCAATTTCAAGAAACAGAATGCGGCATACAAATGGGCTCAAAAGAAAACTACAAGAGAGCTTGCCAGCGAAAAGTTATCTCTTCTGACAGAGACACAGGCGGTAGAAAAATTTCTTTCGACGCGAATAATCTGGAGCGATTATTTACGTGATTTGCCGACCCGGCTTCCTCCCAACGTGAGTATTTCCAATATCTGGGCGGTGTGTGAATATGCGGATTCGTCGAAGAAAGTGGCCGGACGAAAAAAGATAAACAGGTCCATGTCGCTGCGAGGAATGACTTTATTTGATAAGGGCCGGGCATCACCGGAAGATATAGAGGCTTTTATGGAATCATTAAAAAAAGTTGATTTGCTGCAGAGAGATTTTCCAAACGTTCAATTGGCAGATATAAAATGGCGGCGTCAGGGCGACAGTGACGTAGCAACGTTTACGGTTATGGCTTCGCCGGATAAGTCTGCAAAAGGCAAGAAACAAGAAAAAGGCGGTTCTGAAGGATAAGTATTATGGATCTTGGTCTGGATAAAGAGAAAATTATGCGATACAAGGCTCTGTTTGAGCGGCATCTTGGCAGTCCCGTGAAGATGCGTCTTGCCACAATGGGCGGCTTGCTTGTCCTGACTATAGTTCTGGTTTATATGCCTCTTTCCAAGGAAATCAAGAAAAGCAAAAAACTTCTTTCGTCGGAAAAAGAACGTAATAGCTGTATTATGGAACATGAAAAGCTTCAAAAGCAGGTTGAGATTTTTCATTCAATTATCGGAGAAAAATCCGACACAAATGAATGGGTTCAATATCTGCTTGACGGTATGAGGAAATTTCCGGTCAAACTGAAGGGAATGGAGTCTAAGCAGCAGCGCAAGGTCGGTCCGTACCGGGCCGCGGCCTTGTCGATGGAAATCGAGGGTACTTTCGCCGAACTTAAAAAATATGTTGAGTGGGTAGAAAGTTCGCCGCGTCTTGTTCGAATCGATACGCTGCAGATCGAGCAAAGATCGAGCGGCCTGTTATTGAAAATTCTTGTTCTTGGAATTGTGCCGAAATAATGATGGAAATGCTAAATAGATTTGCGGTGTTTATTATTATCGGGGTTATCGGATACCTTGCATACTCTTCGCTGAATGAGCCTGTATCGACTAAAGCCGCAGAGAATAAGAACATACCAGTTATTACAAAGAAAATGATATCGCCGGTACTTATTGAACCGGAGAATCGTGCCAGCCCGATTGATAGAGACCCGTTTGCATCGAGCTGGAACAATATATCTCCGGTCGTATCCAGACAGGTTGGCGGCAGCGATGATAATAGTAAAAATCCCGCTTTCTCGGAAAAGCTGATGGGAATACTCGGCGGCTCTGATGGTCAGAATCTGGCTTTAATCGGCGGCGAAGTCTATGGCGTCGATTCATCTGTCAATCTGTCGGATTCGGGAGAGCCATGGCAGGTTAGCTCAATAGATGATGAATCAGTGGTTCTGACTCGTGATGGAATTCGGAAAGTTCTAAGAATAACAGACAATTACAATGATACCAATGATAGCAATGATATTCAGGCGGCTATTTCTGCGACTGAAGCGGAAAAGGAGTTCGGGCAATGAATAAAGCCTTTACGACAGACCAGCCGCTTTTGATTCAGCTTCTTATGAAGCGAGGCCTGATTAAACAGGAAGACCTCAACAGTATTCGTGAGGCCATCAATAAGTCAGGCTCCGCAGTAGATGAAGCATTGATTGTTTTAAATATCGCTACAGAAGCTGATATAGCGACGGCCTATAGTGAAGAACTTATGATACCGCTGGCGGATATGAATGAGCCGCTTGTCGCAGACAAGGAAATGGCTGAAAAGATCGGCGAATCGGTTTGCCGGGAGAACCATTTTGTGCCGTTACGCGTGGAAGATGGTACCGTTATGGTGGCCCTTGCGAATCCGACAGATTTTAGATTATTTGAACGAATTCAGTTGTCAACCGGTCTTGTCGCGCAGCCTGTTATAGCGACTTGTTCTGCGATTGACGACTGTCTCGGTGAAATGTTCGGAACACGCGACATTGTAAAGGAAATCGCCTCTGAAGCAAAAGTCCAAAGTGCCGGACAGCTAAAAGACAGCGATGAAGATGTCGAAGAAATCGTGGACCTGGACCACCCGATATCCAAGGGACGCGACAGCCAGGTGATAAGGCTTGTTAACCATGTACTGTCATCGGCAGTAGAGAATGGCGCAAGCGATATTCATATCGAACCGTTTGAAAAGAATTTCAAGGTTCGGTTCAGGATTGACGGAGAATTGAACGAAATTTCTCCTCCGCCAAGACCTATGTACGTTCCGATGATAAGCAGATTGAAAATTCTGGCCAAAATGGATATTGCCGAAAGACGTATCCCGCAGGACGGAGCCATAGCCCTGAAGATGGGCGATAAGAGAATAGATTTGCGTGTTAACACAGTGCCGACGGTTTTCGGCGAAAAGATGGTTATGCGTATTTTGTCCAAGGGCGTAATACCCAAAGACCTGACCAAGCTGGGCTTTTCACAAAAACAGGCGGACGATTTTAAAACCGCTGCCGAAAGTCCTCATGGCCTGCTGCTTGTTACCGGCCCGACAGGAAGCGGAAAATCGACAACGCTGTACAGCGTGCTGAATTTAATCAATCAGCCTGATGTCAACATAATGACAGTCGAGGACCCGGTGGAATATAAGTTCGACGGTATGAATCAGGTACATGTCCGAAGCCAGGTAGGTTTGACGTTTGCCGCGGCATTGAGGGCATTTTTGCGGCAGGACCCGGACATAATAATGGTCGGCGAAGTCAGAGACCAGGAAACGGCACAGATTTGCCTTAGAGCGGCATTGACAGGCCATATGGTTCTTTCTACGCTTCACACAAATGATGCTTTGGCGGCTATAAACCGTCTTGCGGATATGGGCGTTGAAAAATTTCTACTTGCCTCGGCACTTCGAGTCGTCGAGGCTCAAAGACTTGTAAGACGTCTCTGCCAGAAGTGCAAAGAAAAATATCAGGTGGATAAAGAAACTCTCAGGAAATGGCATCTCGACCCCGACAAGGAATATTTCCGCCCGAAAGGCTGCGAGGATTGCAGAGGCGGCGGATACAGCGGACGAGTCGGACTTTTTGAAGTTGTACCTATAACGGCCAAGCTTAGAGATATGATAAGCGGCGGCAGCGCCCTGAACGAACTGCGTGCACAGGCACGAAAGGAAAAATTTATGCTGCTGCTCGACGCCGGGCTGAATAAGGTACAGGAAGGACTGACAAGTCTGGAAGAAGTTTTAAGTACCTGTATGGAGGAGGCGGAAGAAGAAGGTTCAAGTAAGGAAATAGAAGAGGATAAAGTCCTCGAAGAAACAGTAGCTGCGGGTGCAGCGTGAAAAGATATATTATTTCAGGCGGCTTATAAATGGACCAGCAAGTGACAAACAGCTCCGGACTTTCGTGGGTGCAGAAGCACATACGGATATCGTCCAAGCTGCATCCCGGTATCAAGCAGGACGATAAGATGCAGTTTTTCCATCATCTTACGACTCTGTTCGCTGCCGGTACGCCGCTGCTCGAAGCATTGCAGATAGCTTCCCGTCAGACACAAAGTCAGAAGATGCAGAAGGTTATCAGTACAATCGCGGAAAGGGTCTCCGCCGGCACTTCGCTTCACCAGGCGGCAGGGGAATTTCCGAAAGTATTCGAGCGTCAATGGATAGAAGTTATCAAAACCGGCGAACTAAGCGGACAGCTTACACAGGTTCTGACTTCTCTTACCACATACATTGAAGCCAGCAAGGAAATGAGAAGTAAGGTTATCTCTGCTATGGTATATCCGTGCATAATGACCATCGTGGCGATTCTGGCCGTAGTGATAATGCTGTGGAAGGTTGTTCCTGTATTTACCGCGTTCTTTACGGATGCCGGTTCAAAACTGCCGGGCATTACGCAGGCGGTTGTGGATGCATCAGAGTTTCTTCAGAAAAAAGGACTAATGATGTTTGCATGCATTGCTGTTGCAATCTTCTGTATCCGTGCATATTTAAGGACCGACAAAGGCAAACACTTACTGGATCAGTTTATGCTGACAGTGCCGATGATTGGTGAATGCATCGTGTATGTGAATATGGAAAAATTCGCAACCAATATGGTTCTTTTCATGCACAGCGGTCTGCCGTTAATGGAGACGATAAGTTCACTGCAGGGAGTATTTCATAACAATACCGTTTACAGGGAAGCGATGCACAAAATCCAGCAAAGAGTGTCCAGCGGTGTAGGATTGGCGCCGGCGATGGAAGAGTCAAGACTGTTTACATCTATGGTTATCTCGATGGTCAAGGTCGGAGAGGAATCAGGCGAACTGGCAAAAGTGCTTGACCAGGTGTCGATGTATTATCGAACTAAAGTTAAGGATATAGCCGAGCGTATTACCGGAATGATTGAGCCAATCGTGATTCTCGGAATGGGCGTAAGTGTCGCTGTGATATTGACTTCGATTTATCTGCCGATGTTCCAAATGGCCGGAGGAGTCCATTAAATGATAGAGCCGATGAAACAAAATCAAAATGTATCTTTTGTGGAAAGACGTACTTATGCACGTGTGCCGTTTACTCATAAACTTATGGTGCTGGATATGAACACCGGTCATAAGTTCGAGGGTAACGGCATAGATATAAGTGTTATGGGTATAGGATTTTATTCCAGGAAACTTTTTCAAAAAGAACATCATGTTCAAATACAGGTCTGGCTGGACGGCGGCGAGAATGTTGACCCTGTCCTGATTAGCGGTACTGTTAAATGGTCAAAACCTGAACAGGATGGCGGAATTATGGGCGTTCAGTTCGATATGCTTATTAAAGCATCTGACCATCCGGATTTATACGAACAGATTTGCAAAAAGGAAGTTTAGCGGAAATTAAAGATAAAGTGTGAATATAAAAGATAAACTACAATCTGTTATGTCAACGAAAGACGGTAAACGAAAAGTCATAATTGCTGCGGCAGTTGTACTGTTGGTTTTGACCGTTGCGCTGATTTTGTATTCAACCCCGGCCAAAAAACCTGTTCTGTCTGCTTCATCTAATATAAAGACTAAAAAGACTGTTAAAAGCAGCAAGCCTGCAAAGAAGAAAACTAAAGTTACCGATAGTAACCATGTTTCAGACGGCAACCGGCCGGCAAGTCTGCCGAAATTATCCGCTTCTTCGACCTTGTCCAATACCGGGAATAAAAAATCTGTTAAGAGCAAGAGCAGTAAGTTGGTAGATAAAAAAGTTAAAATTGCCGAGGATAGCCAGATGACGGTCGACAGTAACCAGGTAGCCGCTATAATAGAAGCCTTCAAATCGTCTGCTGCGGCTGAAGCCAATGACAATAATGAAGTTTCCAATAACAGCCGGATTGCGAGTGTTGACAAACCTGTAGAAAATAACCCTATCGAGCCAGATGAAGAATTGATAATAAAAGAAGCCTCGGATATAAAGCCTAAATCCGCCAATCTGTCTCCGAATCTCGGCAGTATTCAATCTAATATACAATCGCTGATATTTATGAGAAATATGCCGATATCCGATGCTCTGCAACTTTTGGGCGTCAGGTACGGCAAAAATATTGTTCCAACTTCGAAAGTTTCGGGCAATATCGCTTTCACGAAGCTGAATAATGTGAGCTTCGAAGAGGCGATGAGCGCGATTCTCGGAGAAGAGTTCGAATATCAGGAGCAGGGGAATCTAATCAAAGTTTATACTGCCGGGGACAACAGTAAAGTTAAACCGGACAGCAGCGGAATGGTATGTAAAGTGTTTACTTTATATTATATTACCGCAGCCGAGGCCAAAAAAATGGTTACGCCTGTAATGAGCAGCAGCGGCAAAATAGAAATAACGACCGCTGCGGTGACGACTATGCCGGACAGTGATACAATCGGCGGCGTAGGCGGAGGAGACGCCCTTGCCATTAATGATATGATGGTAGTTTACGACTATCCTGAACAAATAACGCAGATTGAACAAATAATAGCCGCCATAGATATCAGGCCCAAGCAGGTTCTTATCGAAGCGACAATTATGACGGCAGCCCTTACAGATGGCACGCAGTTTGGAATTGACTGGAGAAATCTCAAAAATGTAGCGTTGGAATTGACTCCCGGGGCTCCCGACATTTTCGATTTTTATGGAACTGACACAAAAATAGGCTCGAGCGCTCTTACGGGCGGATTGTCGGTCGGAGTTGTAAGAGACGATGTTGCGGTATTTATCAGGGCAGTTGAGGAAATTACCGATGTAACTATACTGGCCAATCCGAAAATACTTGCGACAAACAAGCAGCTTGGACAGGTTTATATTGGAACAAAAGTCGCATATCAATCTGCTGTTACGCAGACGGATACATCGACTACTCAAACAATTGAATTCCTTGACACGGGTACGAAATTATCATTCAGGCCGTATATAGGAAATGACGGCTACATACGAATGGATATTCATCCAAAAGACAGTTCCGCGGTAATCAGAAATATAGGTACGTCATCGGTGCCGGATGAGACATCAGCCGAATTAGTTTCGAATATTATAGTTAAAGACGGCGAAACAATAATAATTGGCGGACTTTTTAGAAACACGGTTAGCAACAAAAAAACACAGGTTCCTTTGCTCGGCAATC carries:
- a CDS encoding type II secretion system F family protein, whose translation is MDQQVTNSSGLSWVQKHIRISSKLHPGIKQDDKMQFFHHLTTLFAAGTPLLEALQIASRQTQSQKMQKVISTIAERVSAGTSLHQAAGEFPKVFERQWIEVIKTGELSGQLTQVLTSLTTYIEASKEMRSKVISAMVYPCIMTIVAILAVVIMLWKVVPVFTAFFTDAGSKLPGITQAVVDASEFLQKKGLMMFACIAVAIFCIRAYLRTDKGKHLLDQFMLTVPMIGECIVYVNMEKFATNMVLFMHSGLPLMETISSLQGVFHNNTVYREAMHKIQQRVSSGVGLAPAMEESRLFTSMVISMVKVGEESGELAKVLDQVSMYYRTKVKDIAERITGMIEPIVILGMGVSVAVILTSIYLPMFQMAGGVH
- a CDS encoding PilZ domain-containing protein, with translation MIEPMKQNQNVSFVERRTYARVPFTHKLMVLDMNTGHKFEGNGIDISVMGIGFYSRKLFQKEHHVQIQVWLDGGENVDPVLISGTVKWSKPEQDGGIMGVQFDMLIKASDHPDLYEQICKKEV
- a CDS encoding carboxypeptidase regulatory-like domain-containing protein, with protein sequence MKKRNHLDENLKKLLGMAEPEQSLPADTKKEIMENLLRNADMKENTGKSSVISFKFKIAAAIAAIIIIICGICLLNKPAEDKNTPEQLLTKEVEKKQITLPDEIKTADTKNEIVPSIDVAKLAAAGDINGLIAVLNTASNETKVVAANYLAKMGAAGAVEALKKEADNWQQSGENPFAEAVKKIQAVKNAKPAPAVKESNEPNSISKTINPGDPNDPNNWPFVEIWVIDKQTDEAIKDARVKGAGKKISVTDSNGYCKVTLGKKKEDYFSVSVEKEGFVPLYFNWGKEVDRVIPKEYEFYLEKGTVMGGIVRNDQNEPVKDAHITINLYTPEENRKTGPWQRLNDYTITTDADGKWQCDMLPAELLEGQQIGFRITHSDYADNRFWIRQSNTSELQMLQNREFVITVKKGAAIYGYVLDNANRPIAKASVFIGEDRYNPDNLKTKTNDSGYYEFAHAKQGFNVLTVLANGYAPDMKELNVLDAAQAEDFVLAPANTIRGRVVDVNGNPVANTSLNADEWRGYRMVNWNGKTDNDGRFVWNEAPADAVKFDFYKQGYMSSRNNIFTAGQKEYEIVLYPPLVISGTVTIAQTNEPVKDFTITKGLKFSENDNRIHWETGNMYAVKHFTDGKYEFQITSPYYRHILKVETADGRYAVSRLFDNNEGTVKYDFVIGKEEANKLAGAVYNPDGKAGEGVTVYLVRKNYWLNLENGKQDSPQQTEKAITDSQGKFTLPDCNEKFKLVAVSDEGFADVNSSEFTQEPSIYLEKWGRIEGVVYVGSKLAVNQEIRANNSAKYNNRDNINYQYTNRTTTDQNGKFVMEKVIPGQNQVCRIIHSGDLDRMMSTNAARQEINVLPDQTTEVVLGGQGRAIIGKIIWPGEEFYKKMLEIISHIQPQQMANRQALMEKAYSLVGQIPKPTNFDIMTAKQSIEWYKNWSQSSDGKAYYAKLNEAMQKAGDKKIRTSYSGVIIDSDGSFRAEDIEQGDYTMTVNVMEKKGRYGQADYQNPLLNGKFNFTIPQVDESNIDLPLDLGQVTLEVISASQALRADSNAPDFTLETTIAGTVKLADLRGKFVVLVFWNCSGVLNSPENEAKIDGIFDAYKNYGSTANVEFIAVSISAKYAKIYQEIAEKYLREKQCAWKQAFVDYGENTIFTAYKMGYSPAAVVLIGPDGKIVASDINAQQLIDILKSN
- a CDS encoding RNA polymerase sigma factor, whose protein sequence is MDKEREMIEKWFLTYADSVYAFVYTRVEKNRQTAADVLQATFLEALENINKYQSSKGTVLTWLILLSRNHIKNALRQKEKFANFSPDSGDGELTAVIEKIADEPLPDEIIEKQETAELVQITLAGLPEKYRDVLNQFYCRQKMIKQIAEDNRQSKIVVKITLHRARNAFKKAFLKNSKSLHSPCCSERRTL
- a CDS encoding ATPase, T2SS/T4P/T4SS family — protein: MNKAFTTDQPLLIQLLMKRGLIKQEDLNSIREAINKSGSAVDEALIVLNIATEADIATAYSEELMIPLADMNEPLVADKEMAEKIGESVCRENHFVPLRVEDGTVMVALANPTDFRLFERIQLSTGLVAQPVIATCSAIDDCLGEMFGTRDIVKEIASEAKVQSAGQLKDSDEDVEEIVDLDHPISKGRDSQVIRLVNHVLSSAVENGASDIHIEPFEKNFKVRFRIDGELNEISPPPRPMYVPMISRLKILAKMDIAERRIPQDGAIALKMGDKRIDLRVNTVPTVFGEKMVMRILSKGVIPKDLTKLGFSQKQADDFKTAAESPHGLLLVTGPTGSGKSTTLYSVLNLINQPDVNIMTVEDPVEYKFDGMNQVHVRSQVGLTFAAALRAFLRQDPDIIMVGEVRDQETAQICLRAALTGHMVLSTLHTNDALAAINRLADMGVEKFLLASALRVVEAQRLVRRLCQKCKEKYQVDKETLRKWHLDPDKEYFRPKGCEDCRGGGYSGRVGLFEVVPITAKLRDMISGGSALNELRAQARKEKFMLLLDAGLNKVQEGLTSLEEVLSTCMEEAEEEGSSKEIEEDKVLEETVAAGAA